In Pseudomonas lalkuanensis, the following are encoded in one genomic region:
- a CDS encoding DUF1428 domain-containing protein, whose translation MTYVDGFVVPVPTASREAYRKVAEMAAGVFKECGALSVVECWGDDVPEGKVTSFPMSVKLKEGETVVFSWITWPSRQARDAGMKKAMEDPRMQPNPETMPFDGQRMIFGGFEVLVTA comes from the coding sequence ATGACTTACGTAGATGGCTTCGTAGTACCCGTCCCCACCGCCAGCCGCGAGGCCTACCGCAAGGTGGCCGAGATGGCCGCCGGCGTCTTCAAGGAATGTGGCGCGCTCAGCGTCGTGGAGTGCTGGGGCGACGATGTGCCCGAAGGCAAGGTGACGTCTTTCCCGATGTCGGTGAAGCTGAAGGAAGGTGAAACCGTGGTCTTCTCCTGGATCACCTGGCCATCCAGGCAGGCCCGGGATGCAGGCATGAAGAAAGCGATGGAGGACCCGCGCATGCAGCCCAACCCGGAAACCATGCCCTTCGATGGGCAGCGCATGATCTTCGGCGGGTTCGAGGTGCTGGTGACAGCCTGA
- the paaK gene encoding phenylacetate--CoA ligase PaaK, with protein sequence MNMIANTALLDPMETASVDQLRQHQLERLRWSLRHAYENVPLYRQRFDEKGVHPDDLKSLEDLAKFPFTGKNDLRDNYPYGMFAVPQSEIVRIHASSGTTGKPTVVGYTQNDIDTWANVVARSIRAAGGRKGDKVHISYGYGLFTGGLGAHYGAERLGCTVIPMSGGQTEKQVQLIRDFQPDIIMVTPSYMLNLADEIERQGIDPHKLALRLGIFGAEPWTAELRRAIEERLGITALDIYGLSEIMGPGVAMECAETKDGPTIWEDHFYPEIIDPVTGEVLPDGQMGELVFTSLSKEALPMIRYRTRDLTRLLPGTARPMRRMDKITGRSDDMLIIRGVNVFPTQIEEQVLKVKQLSENYEIHLFRNGNLDSIEVHVELKHEHDGLGEAQQQALCNELGKYIKTYIGISSRIVLRPSYSLKRSEGKACHVYDNRGK encoded by the coding sequence ATGAACATGATTGCCAACACCGCCTTGCTTGACCCGATGGAAACCGCCAGCGTCGACCAACTGCGCCAGCACCAGCTGGAACGCCTGCGCTGGAGCCTCAGGCACGCCTACGAGAACGTCCCGCTGTACCGCCAGCGCTTTGATGAAAAAGGCGTGCACCCGGATGACCTGAAGTCCCTGGAAGACCTGGCCAAGTTCCCCTTCACCGGCAAGAACGACCTGCGCGACAACTACCCCTACGGCATGTTCGCCGTGCCGCAGAGCGAGATCGTGCGCATCCACGCCTCCAGCGGCACCACCGGCAAGCCCACCGTGGTCGGCTACACCCAGAACGACATCGACACCTGGGCCAACGTGGTCGCACGCTCGATCCGGGCCGCTGGCGGCCGCAAGGGTGACAAGGTGCACATCTCCTACGGCTACGGCCTGTTCACCGGCGGCCTGGGCGCCCACTACGGCGCCGAGCGCCTGGGCTGCACCGTGATCCCGATGTCCGGCGGCCAGACCGAGAAGCAGGTCCAGCTGATCCGCGACTTCCAGCCGGACATCATCATGGTCACACCGTCCTACATGCTGAACCTGGCGGACGAGATCGAGCGCCAGGGCATCGACCCGCACAAGCTGGCCCTGCGCCTCGGCATCTTCGGCGCCGAGCCCTGGACCGCCGAGCTGCGCCGCGCCATCGAGGAGCGCCTGGGCATCACCGCCCTCGACATCTACGGCCTGTCGGAGATCATGGGCCCCGGGGTCGCCATGGAATGCGCGGAAACCAAAGACGGTCCGACCATCTGGGAAGACCACTTCTACCCGGAGATCATCGACCCGGTGACCGGTGAAGTGCTGCCGGACGGCCAGATGGGTGAGCTGGTGTTCACCTCGCTGTCGAAAGAAGCGCTGCCGATGATCCGCTACCGCACCCGCGACCTGACCCGCCTGCTGCCGGGCACCGCCCGCCCGATGCGCCGGATGGACAAGATCACCGGCCGCAGCGACGACATGCTGATCATCCGTGGCGTCAACGTGTTCCCGACCCAGATCGAGGAGCAGGTGCTGAAGGTCAAGCAGCTCTCCGAGAACTACGAGATCCACCTGTTCCGCAATGGCAACCTGGACAGCATCGAAGTCCACGTCGAACTCAAGCACGAGCACGACGGTCTGGGCGAAGCGCAGCAACAGGCGCTGTGCAACGAGCTGGGCAAGTACATCAAGACCTACATCGGCATCAGCTCGCGCATCGTCCTGCGCCCCAGCTACTCGCTGAAGCGTTCCGAGGGCAAGGCCTGCCACGTGTACGACAACCGCGGCAAGTAA
- the tssA gene encoding type VI secretion system protein TssA, whose product MTLPITEGPASDLLEPIPGAEPCGPSLRYDPAWDRLRELRREDDASLPAGVWQAELKRGDWAAVERLAEELLCERSKDLMIAAWLGEAWLLRSGLDGLAPALALLAGLCERYPDELHPQPEEGDRSWRVAPLEWMVRRYGEIVLTRCALFDAEHADLAHLTLHGWQQLQQRQVQASDSKADKVAAEAARLEQRKLDEILRQLPTASFVRVRQGAETALAELKRLDAWCDGWLGDLAPSFATLQQILNAIRSLMQEFIPMQSQTPPAVAPAPEVAAEPAAAEVEAPPAFSGIPANREDAYRQLALIADYLARTEPHSPVPYVIRRAVEWGNQPLGELLEELITADAEARRLWKLLGVLK is encoded by the coding sequence ATGACCTTGCCGATAACCGAAGGACCGGCCAGCGACTTGCTGGAGCCCATTCCCGGCGCCGAGCCCTGTGGTCCCAGCCTGCGCTACGACCCGGCCTGGGACCGCCTGCGCGAGTTGCGCCGCGAGGACGACGCCAGCCTGCCCGCTGGCGTCTGGCAGGCGGAGCTCAAGCGCGGAGATTGGGCCGCCGTGGAGCGCCTGGCCGAAGAACTGCTGTGCGAGCGCAGCAAGGATCTGATGATTGCCGCCTGGCTCGGTGAAGCCTGGCTGTTGCGCAGTGGCCTCGATGGCCTGGCGCCGGCGCTGGCGCTGCTGGCGGGGCTGTGCGAACGCTACCCGGACGAACTGCATCCGCAGCCGGAAGAGGGCGACCGTTCCTGGCGCGTGGCGCCGCTGGAGTGGATGGTCCGGCGCTATGGAGAGATCGTCCTGACCCGCTGTGCGCTGTTCGATGCCGAACATGCCGACCTCGCCCACCTGACCCTGCATGGCTGGCAGCAACTCCAGCAGCGCCAGGTGCAGGCCAGCGACAGCAAGGCAGACAAGGTCGCCGCCGAGGCGGCCCGGCTGGAACAGCGCAAGCTGGACGAAATCCTCAGGCAACTGCCCACGGCCAGTTTCGTTCGGGTTCGCCAGGGCGCGGAAACGGCGCTGGCCGAGCTGAAGCGCCTGGATGCCTGGTGCGACGGCTGGCTCGGCGACCTCGCCCCCAGCTTCGCCACCTTGCAGCAGATCCTTAACGCCATCCGCTCGCTCATGCAGGAGTTCATCCCCATGCAGTCCCAGACGCCGCCCGCCGTGGCGCCGGCTCCCGAGGTGGCGGCCGAGCCCGCTGCAGCCGAGGTGGAGGCGCCGCCAGCCTTTTCCGGCATTCCCGCCAACCGCGAGGATGCCTACCGCCAACTGGCGCTGATTGCCGACTACCTGGCCCGCACCGAACCCCATAGCCCGGTGCCCTACGTGATCCGCCGCGCCGTGGAGTGGGGCAACCAGCCCCTTGGCGAGTTGCTGGAAGAGCTGATCACCGCCGATGCCGAAGCCCGGCGATTGTGGAAGCTGCTGGGGGTGTTGAAGTAG
- the pcaF gene encoding 3-oxoadipyl-CoA thiolase translates to MNDALIIDAVRTPIGRYAGALSAVRADDLGAVPMRALMQRHPELDWSAIDDVIYGCANQAGEDNRNVARMSALLAGLPVSVPGTTLNRLCGSGLDAIGNAARALRCGEAGLMIAGGVESMSRAPFVMGKAESAFSRQAEIFDTTIGWRFVNPLLKAQFGIDSMPETAENVAEQFNISREDQDAFALRSQQRAAAAQANGRLAKEIVPVEIPQRKGPAKIVEQDEHPRGDTTLEQLARLGTPFRQDGSVTAGNASGVNDGACALLLASSAAAKLHGLKARARVVGMATAGVEPRIMGIGPVPATRKVLELTGLSLADMDVIELNEAFAAQGLAVLRELGLADNDPRVNPNGGAIALGHPLGMSGARLVTTALHELEERQGRYALCTMCIGVGQGIALIIERL, encoded by the coding sequence ATGAATGACGCCCTGATTATCGACGCCGTACGTACGCCCATCGGCCGCTACGCCGGCGCCCTGTCCGCGGTGCGCGCCGACGACCTCGGCGCCGTGCCCATGCGCGCCCTGATGCAGCGCCACCCTGAACTGGACTGGAGCGCCATCGACGATGTGATCTACGGCTGCGCCAACCAGGCCGGCGAAGACAACCGCAACGTCGCGCGCATGTCCGCCCTGCTCGCCGGCCTGCCGGTGAGCGTGCCGGGCACCACCCTGAACCGCCTCTGCGGTTCCGGCCTGGATGCCATCGGCAATGCCGCCCGCGCCCTGCGCTGCGGCGAAGCCGGCCTGATGATCGCCGGTGGCGTGGAATCCATGTCCCGCGCGCCCTTCGTGATGGGCAAGGCGGAAAGCGCCTTCTCCCGCCAGGCGGAAATCTTCGATACCACCATCGGCTGGCGCTTCGTCAACCCGCTGCTGAAGGCGCAGTTCGGCATCGACTCCATGCCGGAAACCGCCGAGAACGTGGCCGAGCAGTTCAACATCTCCCGCGAGGACCAGGACGCCTTCGCCCTGCGCAGCCAGCAGCGCGCCGCCGCCGCCCAGGCCAATGGCCGGCTGGCGAAGGAAATCGTCCCGGTGGAGATTCCCCAGCGCAAAGGCCCGGCGAAAATCGTCGAGCAGGATGAGCACCCGCGCGGCGATACCACCCTGGAACAGCTGGCCAGGCTGGGCACGCCGTTCCGCCAGGACGGCAGCGTCACCGCCGGCAACGCCTCGGGCGTGAACGACGGCGCCTGCGCCCTGCTGCTGGCCAGCAGCGCCGCCGCCAAGCTCCATGGCCTCAAGGCCCGCGCCCGCGTGGTCGGCATGGCCACCGCCGGTGTCGAGCCGCGCATCATGGGCATCGGCCCGGTACCGGCGACCCGCAAGGTACTGGAACTGACCGGCCTGTCGCTGGCTGACATGGACGTCATCGAACTCAACGAAGCCTTCGCCGCCCAGGGCCTCGCCGTTCTGCGCGAACTGGGTCTCGCCGACAACGATCCGCGGGTGAACCCCAACGGCGGCGCCATCGCCCTCGGCCACCCGCTGGGCATGAGCGGTGCGCGCCTGGTGACCACCGCCCTGCACGAACTGGAAGAACGCCAGGGCCGCTACGCCCTCTGCACCATGTGCATCGGCGTGGGTCAGGGCATCGCCCTGATCATTGAAAGGCTCTGA
- the paaI gene encoding hydroxyphenylacetyl-CoA thioesterase PaaI — protein MTNHEALSLAEACASELFERDNASQTMGMRLLSVAPGQARVGMSVREDMVQGHGTCHGGYLFALADSAFAFACNTYNEATVAIGCSIDYVAPARLGDTLTAQAIEQSRSGRTGNYDVRIENQNGQLIALFHGKSYKVRGSVLAQETPDE, from the coding sequence GTGACTAACCACGAAGCCCTCTCCCTCGCGGAAGCCTGCGCCAGCGAGCTGTTCGAGCGCGACAACGCCAGCCAGACCATGGGCATGCGCCTGCTCTCCGTGGCACCGGGCCAGGCCCGCGTCGGCATGAGCGTGCGCGAAGACATGGTCCAGGGCCACGGCACTTGCCACGGCGGCTACCTGTTCGCCCTGGCCGACTCGGCCTTCGCCTTCGCCTGCAACACCTACAACGAGGCCACCGTCGCCATCGGCTGCAGCATCGACTACGTGGCCCCGGCACGCCTGGGCGACACCCTCACGGCCCAGGCCATCGAGCAGAGCCGCAGTGGCCGCACCGGCAACTACGACGTGCGCATCGAAAACCAGAACGGGCAATTGATCGCCCTCTTCCACGGCAAGTCCTACAAAGTGCGCGGCTCGGTACTCGCGCAGGAGACCCCTGATGAATGA
- the paaH gene encoding 3-hydroxyacyl-CoA dehydrogenase PaaH, which translates to MPALNASATVAVIGAGAMGAGIAQVAAQAGHPVKLYDNRPGASAQAIDGIDRQLGRLVEKNKLTAEARAAIVARLQPVEAIEALADASLVIEAIVENLEVKRGLLRQLEDLCSADCILASNTSSLSITSLAAGLKHPGRVIGMHFFNPAPLMALVEIVSGLASDRALAEGLYETAKAWGKQPVHTKSTPGFIVNRVARPFYAESLRLLQEGAAGCATLDALMRDAGGFRMGAFELTDLIGHDVNYAVTCSVFDAYYGDFRFQPSLIQKELVDAGRLGRKSGHGFYSYAEGAERPQPVELSSDASVESCVVEGSLGVAEPLVQRLADAGVKVVRRDGSGVLRVGDAVIALSDGRLASQRSREDGMANLVLIDLALDYTKAIRLGIACAASTCEAARDQAVALLQRAGLKVSPLSDIPGLAVLRTVAMLANEGADAVLQGVGSAGDIDLAMRAGVNYPQGPLAWADAIGLPVVLRTLENLQAAYGEERYRPSLLLRRQVAEGRNFRD; encoded by the coding sequence ATGCCTGCCCTCAACGCTTCCGCCACTGTCGCCGTGATCGGCGCCGGCGCCATGGGTGCCGGTATCGCCCAGGTCGCCGCCCAGGCCGGCCATCCGGTCAAGCTCTATGACAACCGCCCCGGCGCGTCCGCCCAGGCCATCGACGGCATCGACCGCCAGCTCGGCCGCCTGGTGGAGAAGAACAAACTCACCGCCGAGGCCCGCGCAGCCATCGTCGCCCGGCTGCAACCGGTGGAGGCCATCGAGGCCCTGGCCGATGCAAGCCTGGTGATCGAGGCCATCGTCGAGAACCTGGAGGTCAAGCGCGGCCTGCTGCGCCAGCTCGAAGACCTGTGCAGCGCCGACTGCATCCTGGCCAGCAACACCTCTTCACTGTCCATCACCAGCCTGGCTGCTGGCCTCAAGCATCCGGGCCGGGTGATCGGCATGCACTTCTTCAATCCGGCGCCGCTGATGGCCCTGGTGGAAATCGTCTCGGGCCTGGCCAGCGACCGCGCCCTTGCCGAAGGCCTGTACGAAACCGCCAAGGCCTGGGGCAAACAGCCGGTACACACAAAGTCCACTCCGGGCTTCATCGTCAACCGCGTGGCACGCCCCTTCTACGCCGAAAGCCTGCGCCTGCTGCAGGAAGGTGCCGCCGGCTGCGCCACCCTCGACGCGCTGATGCGTGACGCGGGCGGCTTCCGCATGGGTGCCTTCGAACTGACGGACCTGATCGGACACGACGTCAACTACGCCGTCACCTGCTCGGTGTTCGATGCCTACTACGGCGACTTCCGCTTCCAGCCCTCGCTGATCCAGAAGGAGCTGGTGGACGCCGGCCGCCTGGGCCGCAAGAGCGGTCACGGCTTCTACAGCTATGCCGAAGGCGCCGAGCGCCCGCAACCGGTCGAACTGTCCAGCGACGCCAGCGTGGAATCCTGCGTGGTGGAAGGCAGCCTGGGCGTCGCCGAACCCCTGGTACAGCGCCTGGCGGACGCCGGCGTGAAGGTGGTTCGCCGTGACGGCAGCGGCGTGCTGAGAGTCGGCGACGCCGTGATCGCCCTGTCCGACGGCCGCCTGGCGAGCCAGCGCTCCCGCGAGGACGGCATGGCCAACCTGGTGCTGATCGACCTCGCGCTGGATTACACCAAGGCCATCCGCCTTGGCATCGCCTGCGCCGCCAGCACCTGCGAAGCCGCCCGTGACCAGGCCGTGGCGCTGCTGCAACGCGCCGGCCTCAAGGTCAGCCCACTCAGCGATATCCCCGGCCTCGCCGTGCTGCGCACCGTGGCCATGCTGGCCAACGAAGGTGCCGATGCCGTGCTGCAAGGCGTGGGCTCGGCCGGCGACATCGACCTCGCCATGCGCGCCGGCGTGAACTATCCGCAAGGCCCGCTGGCCTGGGCCGACGCCATCGGCCTGCCGGTAGTGCTGCGGACCCTGGAAAACCTTCAGGCCGCTTACGGCGAAGAGCGCTACCGACCTTCCCTGCTGCTGCGTCGCCAGGTGGCCGAAGGGAGGAATTTCCGTGACTAA
- the paaF gene encoding 2,3-dehydroadipyl-CoA hydratase PaaF, translated as MPRTLAVLPPEQGVRLITLQRPEALNALNTELLGELAAELDAAELDAETRVVVITGSRKAFAAGADIKEMAERDLVGILNDPRLAHWQRITRFSKPLIAAINGFCLGGGCELAMHADILVAGEDARFGQPEINLGIMPGAGGTQRLLRAVGKSLAMQMVLTGEAIDARHAQRAGLVSEVTQPELTVERAIAIGRVIAQKAPLAVRLAKEALLKAEDTDLASGLRFERHAFTLLAGTRDREEGIRAFQEKRRPEFTGQ; from the coding sequence ATGCCTCGTACCCTTGCTGTCCTGCCGCCCGAGCAGGGTGTCCGCCTGATCACCCTGCAGCGCCCGGAAGCGCTCAACGCGCTCAATACCGAGCTGTTGGGTGAGCTGGCCGCCGAGCTGGATGCCGCCGAGCTGGACGCCGAGACCCGCGTCGTGGTCATCACCGGCAGCCGCAAGGCCTTTGCCGCCGGAGCCGATATCAAGGAAATGGCCGAGCGCGACCTGGTGGGCATCCTCAATGACCCGCGCCTGGCCCACTGGCAGCGCATCACCCGCTTCAGCAAGCCGCTGATTGCCGCCATCAATGGCTTCTGCCTGGGCGGCGGCTGCGAACTGGCCATGCACGCGGACATCCTCGTCGCCGGCGAAGACGCCCGCTTCGGCCAACCGGAAATCAACCTCGGAATCATGCCCGGCGCCGGCGGCACCCAGCGCCTGCTGCGCGCGGTCGGCAAATCACTTGCCATGCAGATGGTGCTCACCGGCGAAGCCATCGATGCCCGCCACGCCCAGCGCGCGGGCCTGGTCAGCGAAGTGACCCAGCCCGAACTCACCGTCGAGCGCGCCATCGCCATCGGCCGCGTCATCGCCCAGAAGGCGCCGCTGGCGGTGCGTCTGGCCAAGGAAGCGCTGCTGAAGGCCGAAGACACCGATCTGGCCAGCGGCCTGCGCTTCGAGCGCCACGCTTTCACCCTGCTGGCCGGCACCCGCGACCGCGAGGAAGGCATCCGCGCCTTCCAGGAAAAACGCCGCCCCGAATTCACCGGCCAGTAA
- the paaG gene encoding 2-(1,2-epoxy-1,2-dihydrophenyl)acetyl-CoA isomerase PaaG: MNFEHILFSIEAGVATLSLNRPEQLNSFNAKMHGEVREALKQVRQNPEVRVLLLTGEGRGFCAGQDLGDRNVAPGAAAPDLGESIEKFYNPLIRALRDLPLPVICAVNGVAAGAGANIPLACDLVLAGRSASFIQAFCKIGLIPDSGGTWTLPRLVGMARAKALTLLGDRLTAEQAEQWGLIYRVVDDAALREEALKLARHLATQPTYGLALIKRSLNASLSNSFDEQLDLERDLQRLAGRSEDYREGVSAFMAKRTPVFKGR, encoded by the coding sequence ATGAACTTCGAGCACATCCTGTTTTCCATCGAGGCTGGCGTTGCCACCCTCAGTCTCAACCGCCCGGAACAGCTGAACAGCTTCAACGCCAAAATGCATGGCGAAGTCCGCGAAGCCCTCAAGCAGGTGCGCCAGAACCCCGAGGTCCGCGTTCTCCTGCTGACTGGCGAAGGCCGTGGTTTCTGCGCCGGCCAGGATCTTGGCGACCGCAACGTGGCCCCCGGAGCTGCCGCGCCGGACCTGGGCGAGTCCATCGAGAAGTTCTACAACCCGCTGATCCGTGCCCTGCGCGACCTGCCGTTGCCGGTGATCTGCGCGGTCAATGGCGTGGCCGCAGGCGCGGGCGCCAACATCCCTCTGGCCTGCGACCTGGTGCTGGCCGGCCGTTCCGCCAGCTTCATCCAGGCCTTCTGCAAGATCGGCCTGATCCCGGATTCCGGCGGTACCTGGACCCTCCCCCGCCTGGTCGGCATGGCCCGCGCCAAGGCCCTGACCCTGTTGGGCGACCGCCTGACCGCCGAGCAGGCTGAGCAGTGGGGCCTGATCTACCGCGTGGTGGACGATGCAGCCCTGCGCGAGGAAGCCCTGAAGCTCGCCCGCCACCTGGCCACCCAGCCGACCTACGGCCTGGCCCTGATCAAGCGCAGCCTCAATGCCAGCCTGAGCAACAGCTTCGACGAGCAGCTGGATCTCGAACGCGACCTGCAACGCCTTGCCGGCCGTAGCGAGGACTACCGCGAAGGCGTCAGCGCCTTCATGGCAAAGCGCACCCCGGTCTTCAAAGGACGCTGA